AACGTGTCCGTTGCCGTACTCGCAAAGGCTGTAGACAATGGGACGGCCACTCTTCAAGAGTGCGTCCCCCATTTTCTGGTAGACAGCTTGCAGGTCCTCAACGCTAAAGGTCATCCGGGCGCCACACCAGTCGTACTTCAGGTAGTCGACTCCCCATGCCGCGAACGTTCTTGCGTCCTGATCTTCATAGCCATAGCTGCCGGGATATTCCGCGCAGGTACGCGGTCCGGGGGAGGAATAAATCCCGAATTTCAAACCCTTTGAATGGACATAGTCGGCTAGCGCTTTCATGTCCGGAAACTTTTTGTTCGACCCCAGGTTGCCCTGAGCGTCGCGTACTCCTTCCCAAGTATCGTCAATGTTCACGTACACGTAGCCGGCGTCGCGCATGCCACTGGTCACCATCGCATCGGCTATCTCGCGAACCGTCTTATCGTCGATACGACTTTCAAAGAGGTTCCAGCTGTTCCATCCCATGGGCGGAGTCTTTGCCATCCCGTTCGGCGGGACGTTGTGCAGTGCAGGCAGTTCGATATGCTCGAACGGCGGGTATTCGTCTCCGGGCCTGGCTGGCTGCGCTGCGAAGCTATCGCTATCCCGCGTGAGGTGCAAGGTCTGACCGTCGACCTCGCCGGTCAATTTGGGCTTAGAGTCTTGCGGAGAAGAAAAGAGAGCAAAATGACCATTCGCCATTGTGCCTTTTACCTGGTAGATATGCCCGAGCGTAGTGACGGTTCCGGTTAGATCAGAACCCTTCTGATGGAGATCAAGGAAAATTCGATCGCTCTCGCCGTTGTCCAACACACGCTGGACGCCGATCCACTTGCCGTCGGCACTCTGCCCGAAGACGGGCATCACAAGCAAAGTAAGGATCATCAACAGGGCGGCACAACCCGGTTTGTTTATAAAGCGCCGAAGAAATAGTCTGAGCATACTGCCTTTCTTTTGGAGCCTATAGGATAGTACACACGCCGGACGCACGTTGAACAGTAAGACAACAGCTGACCCACTATCAAACTGATTATTGATGCGGAAAATTCTTTAAGACTTACAGTGTTCACTATAGAGTCTGATCGACCACGTGCTGAAGGGTAGCGTCACTTGCTGCGCGCGACCAGAGGATCCGTAAGTCGGTCACGTTGCGAAGCGCGAAGTTGGGTTGGCGCGGTGCGTTTATCGCAAAGAAGTCGGCACGTTGAACGTCCTCCAACCAGAATGCCGGCCGGGGATCGAGATTGAGCGGAGCGATCTCAACCTGAGACATTGAAAGTTGCTTCATGTGGCGAATGAAGAAACCGTGCGATGACGTCTGGACAAATCGGTTCAAGTCCGGGTATGCCTCCTCAAGCTCCGGTACCTGACGGGTGCGCCAGTCCGGCGACGGCTTCAAAGGATCTTTGGATGGCTCAAGTCCACGATGCTGGAAGTAGCAGTGCGAGACCTGCACATCTTCGATCGCGTTCTCCGGGATGCCGGAGAACACCGATGCGGTGGACGCGGCAGAGTTACTCGACACGATGTTTGCGATCAGAACACGTCGTAGGCTTCCCGGCCGCATGGTGTCTTCGGGACCACGGTTACGTCGGCTAAGACGAAGAAAGAGAGATGCGTCGACAATGTCACGCATCGTGATGTTGGAGATGGCAATGTCTTCAATAATGGCACCATCGGCACTTTCGATTGCGATGCCTTTCGAGCCCTCGATAACGCAGTTCGAGATAGAAATATTACGGAAGCCACCATTTGATTCCGTGCCGCACTTGATACGACCGTTGCGTGGCGCCGCCCCATCCGAAAACTTCTCCCATGTTCCAGTTGGAATGCCCGGCCTTTTCTGTACCAGTTAGGAACGATAAAACTGGAATGGAGAGGATTCTTCGATGGCGCGAGGCAATAAGCATACGGCAGAGCAGATTGTGAACCTGTTGCGGCAGGTTGAGGTTGGTGTGGCGAACGGCAAGACGTTGCCGCAAGCCTGTAAAGAAGCTGAGATCGTGGAGCAGACGTACTACCGGTGGCGCCGGGAGTTCGGTGGGTTGAAGGTGGACCAGGCCCGGCGGCTGAGGGAGTTGGAGCAGGAGAACGCGAAGCTGAAGCGTCTCGTGGCGAACCTGAGCTTGGAGAAGCTGGTGTTGAAGGACATCGCGGAGGGAAACTTCTAAGCCCCGAGCGGCGACGTTGTGCGGTGGGCCATGCGCGGCAATCGCATGGTCTGAGCGAGCGGCACGCGTGTCTGGTGGTGAAACAGCCACGGGGCACGCAACGCTACCGGCCGACACAGCGAGACGACGAGGACAGACTCACCCACGCAATCGTGACTTTGGCAGCCCGGTACGGGCGCTATGGTTATCGACGGATCACAGCCTTGCTGCAGCGTACAGGCTGGAGCGTTGGTAAGGATCGGGTGGAACGGATCTGGCGTCGTGAGGGGCTCAAGGTTCCAAAAAAGCAGAAGCCGAGAGGACGGTTATGG
This DNA window, taken from Granulicella tundricola MP5ACTX9, encodes the following:
- a CDS encoding glycoside hydrolase family 27 protein codes for the protein MLRLFLRRFINKPGCAALLMILTLLVMPVFGQSADGKWIGVQRVLDNGESDRIFLDLHQKGSDLTGTVTTLGHIYQVKGTMANGHFALFSSPQDSKPKLTGEVDGQTLHLTRDSDSFAAQPARPGDEYPPFEHIELPALHNVPPNGMAKTPPMGWNSWNLFESRIDDKTVREIADAMVTSGMRDAGYVYVNIDDTWEGVRDAQGNLGSNKKFPDMKALADYVHSKGLKFGIYSSPGPRTCAEYPGSYGYEDQDARTFAAWGVDYLKYDWCGARMTFSVEDLQAVYQKMGDALLKSGRPIVYSLCEYGNGHVETWGTKVGANLWRTTGDIHEPWTSMIGNITKQIPTAPFAGPGHWNDPDMLEIGNHHMSDDEDRTQMSLWALTAAPLLAGNDIRLMPASTRAILMNAEVIAVDQDALGQQAVPIKSGGLDMWVKPLADGSVAVGMVNMGATEATAEIKANELGLGTQVKSARDLWNHTSVAFHNGAYLAKVPSHGVLMLRVSGERQM